One part of the Lotus japonicus ecotype B-129 chromosome 2, LjGifu_v1.2 genome encodes these proteins:
- the LOC130736973 gene encoding uncharacterized protein LOC130736973 produces MTTQKSIGSFFKKKEGNSSNQPQTIATPSIPPQDERPSKCRRIQPEEMNVVDIERDPGLRPMMWEFPFNQRDEIRRAYLKVGPYQPRNIEFPFSGEARDESKREQMAIILRFVDKDGFVRERFFHVVHVKDTMSSTLKNEVCAVLSHYDLHVENIRGQGYDCASNMRGEWNGLQSLFLKECPYAYYVHCMAHRLQLALVTASREVKQVHQFFESLTSIINVVGSSSKRHDELQDAQALHIQNQISNNEIETKKRRKSNWYIAKSWRYSMEFSLSQIMEITNLLCKALQQQSQDIVNAMHLVSTTKSLLQKLREDGPKEAFKSFKVDDICKLVEKYYPKDFTDQENIHLRIQLQHYELDVLKHFDFQEISTLCELCRVLSSFGKSTIYHLVDRVIRLVLTLPISTATTERAFSTMKLVKTRLHNKMEDDFLADTMTIYIEKDITKTFTIEEIMEEFYQIKNRRRI; encoded by the exons ATGACAACTCAAAAAAGCATTGGTTCATTCTTTAAGAAGAAAGAAGGCAATAGTAGCAATCAACCTCAAACTATTGCTACACCATCTATCCCACCACAAGATGAACGACCTTCAAAATGTAGAAGAATTCAACCAGAAGAAATGAATGTTGTTGATATAGAGCGTGATCCTGGATTGCGTCCAATGATGTGGGAGTTCCCTTTTAATCAAAGAGATGAAATACGTCGTGCTTATCTTAAGGTTGGTCCATATCAACCAAGGAATATAGAATTTCCTTTTTCAGGAGAAG CTCGAGATGAATCAAAGAGGGAGCAAATGGCTATCATTTTGAGATTTGTTGATAAAGATGGTTTTGTTCGAGAACGCTTTTTCCATGTTGTGCATGTCAAAGATACCATGTCATCAACTCTTAAAAATGAGGTATGTGCAGTTCTTTCCCATTATGATCTTCATGTTGAAAATATTAGGGGGCAAGGTTATGATTGTGCTAGTAATATGCGTGGTGAGTGGAATGGGTTACAATCTCTATTTCTCAAAGAATGTCCTTATGCATATTATGTTCATTGCATGGCTCATAGATTGCAATTGGCATTGGTTACGGCATCTAGAGAAGTTAAGCAAGTTCATCAATTCTTTGAGAGTTTGACATCTATTATAAATGTTGTTGGTAGTTCTTCTAAGAGGCATGATGAGCTTCAAGATGCACAAGCATTGCACATTCAAAATCAGATTTCTAATAATGAAATTGAGACTAAAAAAAGGAGGAAATCAAATTGGTACATTGCAAAGAGCTGGAGATACTCAATGGAGTTCTCATTATCA CAAATTATGGAAATAACAAATCTTTTATGCAAAGCTTTACAACAACAATCTCAAGATATTGTAAATGCTATGCATCTTGTTTCAACTACAAAATCACTACTTCAAAAGTTAAGAGAGGATGG TCCTAAAGAGGCATTCAAGTCTTTCAAGGTTGATGATATATGCAAGTTGGTTGAGAAATATTATCCAAAAGATTTTACTGATCAAGAGAATATTCACTTGAGGATTCAACTACAACATTATGAGCTTGATGTTTTAAAGCATTTTGATTTTCAAGAAATTTCAACACTTTGTGAGTTATGCAGGGTTTTATCATCTTTTGGGAAATCAACAATTTATCACTTGGTTGATAGAGTAATTCGTCTTGTCTTGACTCTCCCAATTTCAACTGCAACAACAGAGCGTGCTTTTTCAACAATGAAGCTTGTGAAAACTAGGCTTCACAATAAAATGGAAGATGATTTTCTTGCAGATACTATGACTATTTATATTGAAAAGGATATTACAAAGACATTCACCATTGAAGAAATTatggaagagttctaccaaatCAAGAATCGTAGAAGAATATGA
- the LOC130739240 gene encoding uncharacterized protein LOC130739240, with protein sequence MSENALRDLNTIPGAERKNEDSSKACLTKPSADNAGENAEERQKKKSCASLDSPSVNGNQDGTANSGVEIIEVEYIDSENLNDLEDVDTCLKTLLSGLDSKDWVLLCDSLNNVRRLSIFHKEAMLDMLGDVITSIAKSLKNPRSAVCKTALMTCADIFSVYNDLIIDSLDPLLVQLLLKSSQDKRFVCEAAERALISMTTWISPITLLPKLQPCLKNKNPRIRAKASMCFSRSVPRLGAEGIKTYGIDKLIQVAAAQLSDQLPESREAARALLIELQNVYEKFQDLMPATVSEQPETVSEQPETVSEKPEPGSWESFCQSQLSPLSAQAVLRVTSIAREGLVS encoded by the exons ATGTCAGAGAATGCTCTTAGGGATCTCAATACAATTCCTGGAGCTGAAAGGAAGAATGAGGACTCCAGTAAGGCCTGTTTAACCAAGCCTTCCGCTGACAATGCTGGTGAAAATGCCGAAGAAcgacaaaagaaaaagagttgCGCCTCCTTGGATTCTCCATCTGTTAATGGAAACCAGGATGGGACTGCTAATTCTGGTGTAGAGATTATAGAAGTAGAATACATTGATTCTGAGAACTTGAATGATCTAGAAGATGTTGATACTTGTCTCAAG ACCCTCTTATCTGGACTTGACTCGAAGGATTGGGTCCTGCTTTGTGATTCATTAAATAATGTACGCCGTTTATCTATATTCCACAAGGAAGCAATGCTTGATATGCT GGGGGATGTGATCACATCTATTGCAAAGTCCCTGAAAAATCCTAGAAGTGCTGTTTGCAAAACTGCCCTTATGACCTGCGCTGACATTTTCAGTGTTTATAATGATCTTATAATAGATTCACTGGATCCTCTT CTAGTACAGCTTCTTCTCAAGTCTTCCCAGGACAAACGCTTTGTATGTGAGGCAGCGGAAAGAGCCTTGATATCAATGACTACTTGGATTTCTCCTATTACTTTGTTGCCAAAATTGCAACCATGCCTTAAGAACAAGAATCCCCGTATTCGTGCAAAGGCATCAATGTGCTTTTCTCGAAGTGTTCCACGACTG GGTGCAGAAGGCATAAAGACATACGGGATTGACAAATTGATCCAAGTAGCTGCAGCACAGTTGAGTGACCAGCTCCCTGAGTCCAGGGAAGCGGCTCGAGCTCTCCTCATTGAGCTTCAAAATGTGTATGAGAAATTTCAGGATCTTATGCCAGCTACTGTCTCTGAGCAGCCGGAAACTGTCTCTGAGCAGCCGGAGACTGTCTCTGAGAAGCCGGAGCCAGGATCTTGGGAGAGCTTCTGCCAGTCACAACTTTCTCCTTTAAGTGCTCAAGCTGTACTTCGTGTTACCAGTATCGCTAGGGAAGGTCTTGTTTCATGA
- the LOC130739241 gene encoding RING-H2 finger protein ATL74-like codes for MFRNFLSFSALVLTMAVIISLVLIFVGLVFLVLIHVCLSEWFSRTGGGSGGSMTERGANGGRSMSKKDLEKLPCYDYVAKDNSTCSPVDCAVCLENLTTGDKCRLLPVCKHSFHAQCVDTWLLKTPICPICRSSAGSSHSGNQVQVVESGSSRNVAIEMMDNPIFGTPRSGQGEVESRVHQTGTAENQ; via the coding sequence ATGTTTAGAAACTTTCTGAGCTTTTCAGCACTGGTGTTGACAATGGCAGTTATTATATCTTTGGTACTGATATTTGTGGGACTAGTGTTCCTGGTCCTGATTCATGTGTGTTTGTCTGAGTGGTTCTCAAGAACAGGAGGAGGCTCAGGAGGATCAATGACTGAGAGGGGTGCAAATGGGGGAAGAAGCATGTCCAAAAAGGACTTGGAGAAGCTTCCTTGCTATGATTATGTTGCCAAAGACAACAGCACATGTAGCCCTGTGGATTGTGCAGTTTGCTTGGAGAATCTCACTACAGGAGATAAGTGCAGATTGTTGCCTGTTTGCAAGCACAGTTTTCATGCCCAGTGTGTGGATACTTGGCTTCTCAAGACACCCATCTGTCCAATTTGTAGATCCAGTGCTGGGTCTTCTCATAGTGGAAACCAAGTTCAAGTTGTGGAAAGTGGTTCATCAAGAAATGTTGCAATAGAAATGATGGACAATCCAATATTTGGAACCCCCAGGTCTGGTCAAGGAGAAGTGGAATCAAGAGTGCACCAAACAGGTACAGCTGAAAATCAATGA
- the LOC130739243 gene encoding uncharacterized protein LOC130739243, whose protein sequence is MRVIQKFFIASMFMWAVPIAILHAFNHNLLPGTSNLSPYSVTLVSGFLAVISVNVVIAFYIYLAMREPADKHEPDPRFLAEAKASINQTSGEAQQSSQPSKKEQ, encoded by the exons ATGAGAGTGATTCAGAAGTTTTTCATTGCATCAATGTTCATGTGGGCAGTCCCTATTGCAATATTACATGCTTTTAACCATAATCTGCTTCCTG GAACATCCAATCTGTCTCCTTACTCTGTGACACTAGTGAGCGGATTTCTTGCTGTCATATCTGTTAATGTAGTCATAGCATTTTACATTTATTTGGCAATGAGAGAACCTGCAGACAAACACGAGCCTGATCCAAGGTTTCTCGCCGAGGCCAAAGCTAGTATAAACCAGACTTCAGGAGAGGCTCAGCAATCTTCCCAGCCTTCCAAGAAAGAACAGTAG